gatcggtgtgctattacttttctcaaatttatcgcgataaatttcccataagaaatgaatgggacgggcgaaaaaataaagcttgaaattggagtttttcaaacgtctgtagctcaagcatacattcaccgagagacttcatttaaactttaaaatgtagacccaagtctggtctattggtgtgttcatccacattttgattggtcgtatagtttttgatcagtcactgttcaatgacagtgatcgttttgagggaaattttgagattataatgggtgtgtattgcgcggaatgttcgtgctagagtgggggacagagtggcacagagtctaaaaatgatccgaaaatcttctctttttcccgtcgctacggccacaaattacactctacacgcataattttgggatcattttgtagacaaacttgtcctctttcatgtgatgtcttcgaaaaagctgagagacttactgaatttaaatagtgagactttttgtgcagccagctccctccatttctcccattaagtcccatgttaaaattcagagctgttttgtgagcaaagcagaaatgcctcctgtctttagatcgccataaaacgaaaagttgttgtctcaggaataaaacgaggagatggtcggactcaggaagttctcgggagtccgatgatctatagtacactctgatacgaggtacggttctctcaccagaggatttagttcaggaggttcgccgaacccaaatctcactgcatacaatacaaactcctgttctctgagtcgcagagtctttttaagtcgaccattttgtcatttttctaaagaatatctggacataaaacacacgtacatctggcccagacttgtccgcatctcacagtgtaatcggttttttgatagcagctacggttttgacacaatcgcaagttgttcggaagaaaccgacagcgaaaaaactgcttttcaagggaagagttaacaggtgcaactgtcatttacacacatactggtcaagaacccacgcacacacatctgcaggacaaccagcctgagagtgattatcttaacgagttcagacaaaacaagggcattgtttgaaaacaatctccgtccaacaagcagttaaactcagcttcagaaagctctttgccaaagaggttgagacagtagtcacacaaatgcacacacaaaaagggctaaccaacagctaaaagtgattaaaaacaagcacgtcaaaactgaacaggaacaggtaaacagtgggagaggtgcagaggtaattatcagcaggtggggcagaagttacacacgcacacacgcacacacacacattcagtcacacatataccagacacatctccatgtaggagctggttgggctgcttgtgtagttcaagcagacacacacacacacacaaacagacgaagacacacacatacacagtcacacacaatgacagatacataaacacacacacacagacaaatgcataatgaaaaccccatccccccgcccccttgttaacgccgttagctctattagctctgttagcacagttagctctgttagcgttagcgccgttagctctattcgcaccgttagctgttagctccgttagtgttagctctgttagctctgttagcattagctccattcatgtttattgattcagttcattaattcatgttaacagagacatgaagcagaggagagaagcagacacagacagctgaggtgatcaacagagacagacaaggagaaagccacagaaacacagctgggacgaatttattaatcagggactgactacctctgatatctgctgttttctcaaattgcagcctttttcaattgtccgctgctttgactttctcctagagacttcattcaaactttaaaacgtagatcattttgtcggctcgaacacaccccatgtccctttcaaaatttcccagagggaattttctagttattattatacgtatgaatgaataataattgggttcattttcatttacatgCGTGTACAGACTGAGTGTACGTTATGTATTTAGCCATACAACCAGGCACGTTCCATGTCTCGGGTAAGCACTGTGCCACAGCGCCCCCTTTCTCCGCCTGGTGCTCACAGCgggctgtctgtcagtgtcgGCCTCAGCAGGCTCCTCCTCCGCCATTTTTGACTGTAAACATCCTGCCGATTTTAAAAGGACAGCGGTGAGCGGGAGGAAGGCGACTGGCGCCATCTTGGCTGTTTTAATGAGTACAACAGGGGAGAATTCGCTGGGAGAAATAACATAATTATTGgaatttcactttaaaaaggGAACTGTCGGtaagtgtgtttgcagcagaaatatttGCGCGttgttttgtgcatttgaaGAGACGAAGTAAGCATGCACGTTTGAGTGTATTTGATGCGGCCTTCATTGTACATGGAGCCGTTAGCCGCCAGCTAACGACACAGTTGTGCTTGTAGAGGGAAAAAAGTATGAGCAGGTTTTGATGGGCGCCTCGTTCATGTGTGCTGTACTTTTCATGGCCGAATTGTATTGTTGTCCGCTGTTTTAGAAAAACTACAATGTTACGTCAATGAAATTACATCGATATGAACATTTCTGTTAAACGCACAGCATTCGAATTCATTGCTCCTTTTGTAGTTAGCTGTCGGCTAATTTAGTTCGTCCCACTTGATGGCGCCGACTATTTACTGGCGTTGACCAACCCATTGGCGGTTTCGGCGTAGTACGCTATGTTAAATACATTCATAAGCACACATattttacttttagctaacttaCGTATTTGTGCTATTTCATAAATAATGAATCATAGAAGTAGAGTACGGGAAAAGGCAGACATGTGGATTTCCTTGCTGGGAAATAGGCGGAACTTCAGTGAAGTCAGCCCTTGTTTTGATAAAATCTTATTTTGTAATTGTCGTGGCTCGCATTAATTATTTAGTAACAATGCGCAACATCAACTATTAAAGTAACTTAAATTGATCAAAATAGTAGGAAAAGGTGCTTCGACGAGTTTAGTCGATTTTAGGGCTAAAACGCAACGTTAGCTTCGTCGTGAGATAAGCGTTAGGCTACTGTATAAAGTTTCTTTGAGAGATTACAGACCCTCATCCCTGTCAAACAATTCGCAGGGCAATAGTTACTTAACTACAACGTGATCCAGCATACCTGAAAGCAAGCCGTACTATGGAGAAAACTGACTTAACGTTAACCTTTATCATCTTTCCAGTGTTGTTGCCcaacacacaggagagaaaaaagatcaTTAACTTGACatataaatgtttttacttAGTATGTAATCCTAAGCGTTATTTGGTTTGTGGGCCCTTAATATTTGGGTTTGGCAGGGCCAAGAATATCTGCgttgttaaaaatgaattataGGTGCGATAGCCTGTCTAAGTTCAGCGTTGAATCAGCAGGGTTTACCGCTGGTTTGACTATAACTGACCACTGCCATTTTCTGATATGATCTGATATTAAGTAaacatttgtgtttcagtttattCACTCTGCAAAAATCGAACACCAAGTAAGATaaaataatttatatatatatatatatatattatttatctTAAACCAAGGTAATCTGTGCTTTCTTTGTTTGACAAGAAACCAAGTGTTACCAAGTATTTTTTACATATCagatcattttatttgtttcacagttttttgtcctttgttaTCTTAATTGCTTTGTTATTGCTTAACTGCGATTTCATGACTGGTTCTGAGTAACGTGATGCTTTAGACTAGTGTTTCCAAAGTTGTGAAGCTGTTTGTTCATCGTTTCTCACTTCAAATGTATTGTATGTGCTGCTAGTTTGTGACCTCCTTATAcataaattaatcaattatgtTTTCCAGGTGAACCATACcgcagtgtgagtgtgtgagccaGGGGAACCAGGGCAATGTTCTACGCCCACTTTGTCCTGAGCAAACGTGGGCCGCTGGCCAAGATCTGGCTAGCGGCCCATTGGGACAAGAAGCTGACCAAGGCCCACGTGTTTGAATGCAACTTGGAGAGCAGCGTGGAGAGCATCATCTCACCCAAGGTAATGAGACAAAACTGCAGTCTCTGCATTCTGGTAGCCCTGCTGTTAACCGTATGTTTACTTTGAGTTGTTGCATTGCTTTGTCCTGCCTCTATTGTTACCTCCCTAAGTAGTAATATTTGAAATGTTATCTcccaaagaagaaaaataataactgcAAACATGCTAGAGGAAAATTCACACtgtatggtttttttttttttttttttttgcctttttctcttaGGTGAAGATGGCATTGCGTACATCAGGCCACCTGCTCCTTGGGGTGGTCAGAATCTACCACAGGAAGGCCAAGTACCTGCTTGCTGACTGTAATGAAGCCTTCATCAAGATCAAAATGGCTTTTAGGCCAGGTAAGGAAAAATGACGAGCCAAATTGGTACCAGGGCAAAGTGCTCTCTTTAACTTTCCTTCTGAAGAAAGTAGTTTGTGCATTTTCCTTCACTGAAGCAGTTACATGgctgagagcaaaacaaaagagcTACAGGGGTGAGGCCTCTAGTGGTTTATCCATCATTATTCAGAAGTGTAATATGAGGTTATGAAGATGAACCgctgaaacatttttctgaatttgcGATCGGTTTTCTGAAGTTTTCTAAACTGCTGCAGTGGTAGTTTTTGTTGTTCATCAGGTCATAGGAATATAGTTGTGCATTATAACAACATTACTGCCTGTATTTGTATTCAGGTGTGGTTGATCTacctgaggaaaacagagaggcagCCTACAATGCCATTACTTTACCTGAGGAGTTTCATGACTTTGACCAGCCACTTCCTGATCTTGAGTaagttgactttgactttgCTACTGTCCATAGTACTGGCATGGTTCGGTTCATGTCAGTCAAATTCCACTTGTTGTACCCTTCCCTGATGtctttttgtgctttattaACAGTGACATAGATGTGGCCCAGCAGTTCACCCTGAATCAGAGCAGAGTAGAAGAGATCACCATGAGGGAAGATGTTGGCAACCTCAGCCTCCTGCAGGACAATGACTTTGGTATAACTCTATATATGTTCACATATACACTCATACCACCCACTACATATGTGTAGAGGCATTCCTAATGCAGTTGTAAATTTCAACATGAGCGTATCATACTGAGTCATTTTAGATGGTATAGATTTTAGAAATAACATTTACTTCTGTCAGTATAATAGAATTcttcagtaaaacaaaatacTTTCCTGTTTTAATTTCTATAATAACAACCTGTTTTACTCTTCAGCTGACTTTGGTATGGATGACCGAGAGATGATGCGTGACGCCAGCACGTTTGAAGATGATATTATGCATGGTGCCACAGCCTCTAACCTTTTGCTAGAGGCTGAGCCTGGCCCTGCTAATCTACCTGACAAATCCAACCACATGGAGTATGATGACTTTGGGGATGGCTCCATGGGCAACAGTGATGGGGGAATGCTGGGTGagccattttattatttattcatttttttaaaatctcaaagtaatttgctgcttttacagtAGTTCTGTGAGATGTGTTTGATTAGAAACAAGAATGATTATCAAGTTAATcctatttgttatttttcagttgatAAGCTACTGAGCTCAGAAGACGGAGGCGGTATTTTTGACGACCCTCCAGCCAACACAGGAAATCTTATGATGCCTCCAGATCATGGAGACGATGAGGACGACTTTGATAACCTCCAGTCACGTAAGTAAAGcaaagaagaacaagaaaattcagatttttcttaAACCTGCTTGGCAATGTGCCATTAAAAGTTGAGTGCTCATTGGGTCACTTTCTGCCTGTTTAAGGAGaattcaatttgtttttgtttttgtgtagcGGGTCCAGACAGCCCAGACTCCGGCCCAGCAGAGCCACTGCCAGCAATGGCTGACCAGACAGAACAGACCACTCTGGTTCACAATGAGGAGGAGGCTTTTGCCCTGGAGCCCATTGACATCACTGGTAAAACTCTTTCTCACCTCTCTTTAGTACTGAGCAAAAGTCTTTTCAGATTGTCCATTCACTAAGTACTCCACCATTTccaatttattttttaagttgtATTCAAGAGAGCAAAGGCAGGAACTCATAGAAAATGATGCCTACATACATTTCAATGTGCATATTGAATGCTTAAGAGTAGGATTGGCCGATATGACAATTTCTACTGTACAGTGGGAGAGAATAGATTAGTCAGTCAGTAGAGATTTTGCTGTTCCTTTTCTACTAAAATAGCTATACCCTAAATATTTCAGGTGTTATTGAGCTCCTAGTTGGCAATGTAACAAATAAACGAGcagcactgcaaaaaaaaaagtaacagtGTTTATATACATGACCTCTTAAGCCCTTACACTTGGCGTTAGTAGACAATGACAGTGGCACGTGTGCTGAAACGTTACCTTCTTACCAATTGAGAAACAATAGCgaagcttatttgctttttctcttcacattttcagtgaagGAGACCAAGGCGAAGCGTAAGAGGAAGCTTATTGTAGACAGCGTGAAGGAGCTGGACAGTAAGACCATCAGGGCCCAGCTGTCTGACTACTCGGACATTGTCACCACCCTGGACCTCGCCCCTCCCACTAAGAAGCTTATGATGTGGAAGGAGACTGGAGGAGTGGAGaagcttttctctctgcctgcccAGCCCCTGTGGAATGCCAGGCTGCTCAAGGTCACAAATGCTTattataatgtgtttttggaTAAATATCGACATATTTCACTCGTTACTATTTGAGAACATagtaaagctgtcagatgtCTGCCTGACATATCTTACAAACAATATTACCACTTGGGCAGCAGTAATGAGAAAGTAACACTGGAGGTCTGATTCTCCATGTAGGTCAGACACTGTTTaatggaagaggagagagagaagatgtaTAATATTGTATCTTTCATTGACATTCTGTTCAGGTTGTGGGATTTAAAATGAGAACAATGAAggaacaggaggtggaggaagtgattggttttgtctgtctctttccctaTTCTTTCACACCAGCACAATACCTCTCCAGAATATTGAATGGAGAATGTGTTGATGCATAATTTAGCGGacctcttttccttttgtcatGCATCAGTCCTCCCGAGCAGtccatatttttttattttaccactGACTTAGCATAAAGTttggaagtttaaaaaaagaacttcTCTCCTGGTTTAACTGTTAAATCTCTGACGTCAGATGTTCACACGCTGCCTGACACCTCTGGTGCCAGATgagctgaggaagaagaaaaaaggcgGCGAAGCAGACAGTCTGGATGAATTCCTCAAAGAGCTGGAGAACCCAGAGGTGCCTAGAGAGGAGGTCATGAGTCACCACAGAGATGTTATTGGTAAGTTGCTTTCCTATGTGGCCTTGCACCCCAATGTCACACATGCTTGTGAGTTATGAACCAGCTGGACCTCTCAGGTCATCTGAAATAGGCCATCTGATTATTCCTCGGGTCTCCACGACAACTGGTGAAACTGTCTTTAGCTTATAATGTCCAGTAGCACTGGAACATCCTACCCAATCATGTTAGCTGTGCTCCGACACATCATCTTTTAAACTTAAACTGAAAATATTCCTTTTAGCTGTGGCTTTCAGTCGTCTGATTTGCCCATCTTAattgctattttattttattttattttattttatttttgctttcttcattGGTTTTAACTCATGTCTATTTTTTTATTGGTCAACTATTTATATGTATGAACTGtattgtatatgtgtgtattttaattgtgtttactTACGTCTAGTGTCTATGACTTATGTCTATCCACAGTTTTTGTGGCTTCAGTTTCCATGGTTGCTCACGGTTTGTGCTGCACATAGCGCTTCCACCTGGaatgaaatgtgctatataaataaagtttcacTATTTCACTTGGAAGAAATGAGTGGAGGCCATATCCCAGTTTAGACATGTAATCAGTTGTGTTAGAGGGAAAGAGACTGATGGCAGAAAACCTAACTGAGGCACCATCAGTTACTGAATAAGGCtatgttcattttcatattttcttttgcattcTGTTGACATTTTCCCTTTTCAACCCCTCAGACCAGACGATCATGGAGGAGCCCAGTATGCTGGCAGCCTCTGCAATGGAGGGCAGCAGGACGACCCTGGATGAGACAGTCATGCCTCCTCCATCCACCCCACGGGGTGTCAAGCGCAAGACCCTCGACAAAGAGGGCACCCTTCCTGTGAGTACTAGTCACCTAAACATTATTTTTCCCTTTAGCATTTCATTTTGAGGTGGCAAAATGTAGAAATTAAAAGTGTTGTTAAAAGGCCTCCAGTGGATGATTTCATTGCTTATCAATGGAGCCATAATACATAACAAATTGGTTTGTAATTCTTAAACTGCTTCCAGTTACAGAGcatttgattatttcatttttatcagGTGACATTGCTGTTGTATGTACTGGAAGTATTACACCAGATGgagatttttgtattttgaattttCTGAAGTGGTAAACTTGGGAAACATTTAACAATGCAGTTGGAGAAACACGAAACACTATCGGTTCAGTTGACTGCACTGTGTCCTAATATGGTCCTGCCTTGTGCGTCCTGCTTTCCCTCTTTCAGATGGCTCCcttagagcagcagcagcagcaacaggtggcAGACCACTCAGTCCTGTCTCAGAGGTTAGACATACCTCAGGTAGATATGCCCCCAGAGGAGAGCAGCGTCAACCTCACACAGCTTGTCCCAGAGCTTGACCTGCTTGGTGAcaaaggcaaagacaagaaggatgaaagtgatgaagaggaggtaAGGAAGGGAAAACAACTCTCTGGTCCACTGGAACACACACTATACTTTGTAGTGGATTGTACTCATTTAGCAGTGACTCATTTTGCGAGTTTGTTTAAAATCTGACTGATGACTCTGTGGCCCCCAGGAAGAGGAAGGCCAGGCTGGAGACCAGGAtcaggaggagaagagatgGAACAAGAGAACCCAGCA
Above is a window of Chelmon rostratus isolate fCheRos1 chromosome 8, fCheRos1.pri, whole genome shotgun sequence DNA encoding:
- the LOC121610378 gene encoding double-strand-break repair protein rad21 homolog A-like, whose amino-acid sequence is MFYAHFVLSKRGPLAKIWLAAHWDKKLTKAHVFECNLESSVESIISPKVKMALRTSGHLLLGVVRIYHRKAKYLLADCNEAFIKIKMAFRPGVVDLPEENREAAYNAITLPEEFHDFDQPLPDLDDIDVAQQFTLNQSRVEEITMREDVGNLSLLQDNDFADFGMDDREMMRDASTFEDDIMHGATASNLLLEAEPGPANLPDKSNHMEYDDFGDGSMGNSDGGMLVDKLLSSEDGGGIFDDPPANTGNLMMPPDHGDDEDDFDNLQSPGPDSPDSGPAEPLPAMADQTEQTTLVHNEEEAFALEPIDITVKETKAKRKRKLIVDSVKELDSKTIRAQLSDYSDIVTTLDLAPPTKKLMMWKETGGVEKLFSLPAQPLWNARLLKMFTRCLTPLVPDELRKKKKGGEADSLDEFLKELENPEVPREEVMSHHRDVIDQTIMEEPSMLAASAMEGSRTTLDETVMPPPSTPRGVKRKTLDKEGTLPMAPLEQQQQQQVADHSVLSQRLDIPQVDMPPEESSVNLTQLVPELDLLGDKGKDKKDESDEEEEEEGQAGDQDQEEKRWNKRTQQMLHGLQRVMAKTGADSISLLELCQNNNKKQAAAKFYSFLVLKKQQAIEVTQSEPYSDIIATAGPRFHLI